A DNA window from Candidatus Sulfidibacterium hydrothermale contains the following coding sequences:
- a CDS encoding amidophosphoribosyltransferase: MSEAIKHECGIALIRLLKPLEYYQGKYGTTLFGLQKLHLLMQKQHNRGQDGAGMACVKFDLPPGKKYINRIRSNSATPIKSVFDKAYQEPESISKKHPERLQDVIWMKENVPFVGELFLGHLRYGTYGGNGVKNLHPLKRANNWKTRNLLLAGNFNMTNTDELLQHLIELGQYPQETSDTITVLEKIGHFLDEENERLYQELKKRGISKKEATDEIIKHIDLLPVLRESAKHWDGGYVIGGLLGHGDAFVLRDPAGIRPAFFYADDEIVVAASERPVIQTALNVPIERIKELEPGHALIIRKNGELRNERFIAPLPKKSCSFERIYFSRGTDRDIYLERKKLGFLLGEQVLESIHYDLKNTVFSYIPNTASVAFQGLVERLNAFTIEQIEEKILSEQGKLSRERLDVIFSTRPRIETIAVKDAKLRTFITTDNQRNDLVAHVYDVTYGIVRDNLDTLVVLDDSIVRGTTLKQSIIRILDRLNPKKIIIVSSAPQIRYPDCYGIDMARLDDFIAFRAAIALLKEHHNENIINEVYARAKAQENLPKEQIVNPVKAIYQPFTAEQISAKIAQLVKDSDIRAEVDVVYQTIENLHKAIPHHKGDWYFTGDYPTPGGNKVVNQAFINYVEGRKERAY, translated from the coding sequence ATGAGCGAAGCCATCAAACATGAGTGCGGTATTGCACTGATTCGGCTGCTAAAACCCCTTGAATATTATCAGGGAAAATATGGCACCACCCTTTTCGGATTACAAAAACTTCATTTACTGATGCAAAAGCAACACAACCGCGGACAAGATGGTGCCGGTATGGCTTGTGTGAAATTTGATCTTCCTCCCGGAAAAAAATACATTAACCGGATCCGTTCCAATAGTGCTACGCCGATTAAATCGGTTTTTGACAAAGCTTATCAGGAGCCGGAATCAATTAGCAAGAAGCATCCTGAACGGTTGCAGGATGTGATTTGGATGAAAGAAAACGTACCGTTTGTCGGAGAGCTTTTCCTGGGACATCTGCGCTATGGTACATACGGGGGCAACGGAGTGAAAAACCTGCACCCGTTGAAAAGAGCCAACAACTGGAAAACCCGTAACCTGTTACTGGCCGGGAATTTTAACATGACCAATACCGATGAGCTGCTGCAACATCTGATAGAGCTGGGGCAGTATCCACAGGAAACTTCTGATACCATTACTGTTTTGGAAAAAATCGGCCATTTTCTGGATGAAGAAAATGAACGGTTGTATCAGGAACTGAAAAAAAGAGGAATCTCTAAAAAAGAAGCCACGGATGAGATTATCAAACATATTGACCTGTTGCCTGTTTTGCGCGAATCGGCAAAACATTGGGACGGCGGTTATGTGATTGGCGGATTGCTGGGACATGGCGATGCTTTTGTGCTGCGTGATCCGGCCGGTATTCGTCCGGCATTTTTTTATGCTGATGATGAAATTGTGGTTGCTGCTTCGGAAAGACCGGTTATTCAAACAGCGCTGAATGTCCCCATTGAAAGAATCAAAGAACTCGAACCCGGTCATGCTCTTATTATCCGTAAAAACGGAGAGCTTCGCAACGAACGGTTTATTGCGCCGTTGCCCAAAAAATCCTGTTCTTTTGAGCGTATCTATTTCTCGCGGGGTACCGACCGTGATATTTATCTGGAAAGGAAAAAGTTAGGGTTTTTGCTGGGCGAACAGGTGTTGGAATCCATTCATTACGATTTGAAAAACACGGTGTTCTCGTATATTCCCAATACTGCTTCTGTAGCTTTCCAGGGATTGGTAGAACGGCTTAATGCTTTTACCATTGAGCAGATCGAAGAAAAGATTCTTTCGGAACAGGGGAAACTGAGCCGGGAACGCCTGGATGTCATTTTTTCAACCCGTCCCCGCATCGAAACCATTGCCGTAAAAGATGCCAAATTGCGCACCTTTATCACAACCGACAATCAACGAAACGATTTGGTGGCACACGTGTACGATGTGACTTACGGCATTGTTCGTGATAACCTGGATACCTTAGTGGTGCTCGATGATTCCATTGTCAGAGGAACGACACTGAAGCAAAGCATTATCCGTATTCTTGACCGGTTAAATCCCAAGAAGATCATTATTGTTTCATCAGCGCCCCAGATCCGTTATCCGGATTGTTACGGGATAGACATGGCCCGTTTGGATGATTTTATTGCTTTCCGGGCGGCCATTGCCTTGTTGAAAGAACATCATAATGAAAACATCATCAACGAAGTGTATGCCCGGGCCAAAGCGCAGGAGAACCTTCCCAAAGAACAAATAGTCAATCCGGTAAAAGCAATTTATCAGCCGTTTACGGCAGAACAGATTTCTGCTAAAATTGCCCAGCTGGTGAAAGATTCAGATATTCGTGCCGAAGTGGATGTTGTTTATCAAACCATTGAAAATCTGCATAAAGCCATTCCCCATCATAAAGGCGACTGGTATTTTACGGGCGATTATCCCACCCCGGGGGGAAATAAAGTGGTGAATCAGGCATTCATCAACTATGTGGAGGGGCGAAAAGAAAGAGCGTATTAA
- a CDS encoding START domain-containing protein yields MISKTKIILVTLSFILVVFPVFTGAQNGKWKCVKKSDSVFVYSKKSNSSNLQIIKAETEIKTSLSALVALLIDNKNHKNWVYLNKKTNLLQKKNDFEWFLYSQTDAPWPVTDRDIITHARLSQDKKTKVVTIYGEAVPDYIPKDPHHVRIPYAQAQWQFIPENDGWVKVIFTMSIDMGGSIPKWLVNLTAAKGPFETIRRMRKEVKKKKYRTAHLPYIIEP; encoded by the coding sequence ATGATTTCGAAAACTAAAATAATTCTTGTTACATTGTCTTTTATTCTGGTTGTCTTTCCTGTTTTTACCGGTGCACAAAACGGGAAATGGAAATGTGTAAAAAAATCCGATTCCGTTTTTGTCTATTCCAAAAAAAGTAATTCTTCCAATCTTCAGATCATCAAAGCCGAAACAGAAATCAAAACTTCATTATCTGCTCTTGTTGCTTTACTCATTGACAATAAAAACCATAAAAACTGGGTGTATTTAAATAAAAAAACAAACCTTCTGCAAAAGAAAAATGATTTTGAATGGTTTTTGTATTCGCAAACCGATGCGCCCTGGCCGGTAACTGACCGTGATATCATTACGCATGCCCGGCTTTCCCAAGACAAAAAAACCAAAGTAGTTACCATTTATGGGGAAGCAGTGCCCGATTACATTCCAAAAGATCCGCATCATGTCCGGATTCCTTACGCACAGGCCCAATGGCAATTTATTCCGGAGAACGACGGATGGGTAAAAGTAATATTCACTATGTCTATTGACATGGGCGGCTCCATCCCCAAATGGCTTGTAAATCTTACCGCTGCCAAAGGTCCGTTTGAAACCATTCGCAGAATGCGTAAAGAAGTCAAAAAGAAAAAATACCGCACGGCTCATTTACCTTATATCATTGAGCCATAA
- a CDS encoding dipeptidase: MKRFVFSFFFLILGWSAFACTNILVTKGASADGSTFLVYLNDGEWLYHLKTTPAADHDIHDSLVYTSLSGKKYKIAQVPHTYAIVGFQINEYQLAIGETTFTGRKELWDKTQPLKYWDLMRLALLRAKTAREAIKVMTSLAEKYGYGSEGETFSIADPNEAWLLEMVGTGGKGGAIWVARRVPDGMITAHANHSRIGTFPLHDPENCLYSKNVIKFAKKKGYWNPKSGKPFAFNNAYDPPSPAHLKYTETRVWSIFRRAAPSQHFSMDYNRGVPGAKRYPLFIKPDKKLRLQDVFALVRDHYEGTPLDMTRLPEGGPFGNPNRVRPLEWKTDSADYSWERPISTYNTSFSFVAQLRNWLPDAVGGLIWFGEDDTYTNCYFPIYCCVTDIAKPYKTGDINHYSQQSAWWVFNFVANYANTRYDLISKDIRKVQHTLESRFIRQQDSIEKLALQKKGTARIAFLTQYSKDAGNLVWKRWIALGNELVTKYNDGYVKENGHIKAVPYPKAWRDYIIRQNPEKHKIRKWK; encoded by the coding sequence ATGAAACGTTTTGTATTTTCTTTTTTCTTTTTGATTTTAGGATGGAGTGCTTTTGCCTGTACCAATATTTTGGTGACGAAAGGCGCCTCGGCCGATGGCAGTACTTTTTTGGTTTATTTGAATGATGGGGAATGGCTTTATCATTTAAAAACAACACCGGCAGCCGACCATGATATTCATGATTCGCTGGTTTATACCAGTCTTTCGGGAAAAAAGTACAAAATTGCTCAGGTACCACATACTTATGCCATTGTAGGGTTTCAGATCAACGAATATCAACTGGCTATTGGCGAAACTACTTTTACAGGACGTAAAGAGCTGTGGGATAAAACCCAGCCTTTGAAATACTGGGATTTGATGCGACTGGCATTGCTCAGAGCCAAAACAGCCCGCGAAGCCATTAAAGTGATGACCTCACTGGCCGAAAAATACGGTTACGGTAGCGAGGGCGAAACGTTTTCCATTGCTGATCCTAACGAAGCCTGGCTGCTTGAGATGGTGGGTACCGGAGGCAAAGGCGGTGCCATCTGGGTAGCCCGCCGGGTGCCTGATGGGATGATAACGGCTCATGCCAATCATTCACGCATTGGCACTTTTCCGCTGCATGATCCGGAAAATTGTCTTTACTCTAAAAACGTGATCAAATTTGCCAAAAAAAAGGGTTACTGGAATCCGAAATCGGGAAAACCGTTTGCTTTTAACAATGCTTACGATCCGCCTTCGCCGGCGCATTTGAAATATACGGAAACCCGTGTTTGGAGTATCTTTCGCCGGGCAGCTCCTTCGCAGCATTTTTCCATGGATTATAACCGCGGAGTGCCGGGAGCCAAACGTTATCCTTTATTTATTAAACCCGATAAAAAACTGCGGCTGCAGGATGTTTTTGCCTTGGTTCGTGACCATTACGAAGGCACTCCGCTGGACATGACCCGGTTGCCCGAAGGGGGGCCGTTTGGCAATCCCAACCGGGTACGTCCGCTGGAATGGAAAACCGATTCGGCTGATTATTCCTGGGAGCGTCCTATTTCTACTTACAACACATCTTTCTCTTTTGTGGCCCAGCTGCGTAACTGGTTGCCTGATGCCGTTGGCGGCCTGATTTGGTTTGGCGAAGATGATACCTACACCAATTGTTATTTCCCCATTTATTGTTGTGTAACCGATATCGCCAAACCGTATAAAACCGGTGATATCAATCATTATTCGCAACAATCGGCCTGGTGGGTTTTCAATTTTGTTGCTAATTATGCCAATACGCGTTATGATCTGATATCAAAAGATATCCGGAAAGTACAGCATACCTTGGAAAGTCGCTTTATCCGGCAGCAAGATTCGATTGAAAAGCTGGCATTGCAAAAGAAAGGTACCGCCCGTATTGCTTTTCTTACGCAATATTCCAAAGATGCCGGAAATCTGGTTTGGAAACGCTGGATTGCGTTAGGAAACGAACTGGTAACCAAGTATAACGACGGATATGTGAAAGAAAACGGTCACATCAAAGCGGTACCTTACCCCAAAGCGTGGCGCGATTACATTATCCGGCAAAATCCGGAAAAGCACAAAATCCGGAAATGGAAATAG